From Brassica oleracea var. oleracea cultivar TO1000 chromosome C3, BOL, whole genome shotgun sequence, a single genomic window includes:
- the LOC106333651 gene encoding LOW QUALITY PROTEIN: transcription factor IND (The sequence of the model RefSeq protein was modified relative to this genomic sequence to represent the inferred CDS: inserted 1 base in 1 codon) — protein MSGSKADAAAIAPIVMMEPHHLLMNWNKPIDLITQENSFNHNPHFMVDPPSETLSHFQPPPTVFSDHGGGEEAEDEEGEEEMDEMKEMQYAIAAMQPVDIDPATVPKPNRRNVRVSEDPQTVVARRRRERISEKIRILKRMVPGGAKMDTASMLDEAIRYTKFLKRQVRXSSASHSAWGSYV, from the exons ATGTCTGGTTCAAAAGCAGATGCAGCAGCCATAGCTCCAATAGTCATGATGGAGCCTCATCATCTCCTTATGAACTGGAACAAACCTATTGATCTCATTACACAAGAAAACTCTTTTAACCACAATCCTCATTTCATGGTAGATCCACCTTCCGAAACCCTAAGCCACTTCCAGCCCCCGCCGACAGTCTTCTCCGATCACGGAGGAGGAGAGGAAGCAGAAGACGAAGAAGGAGAGGAAGAGATGGATGAGATGAAGGAGATGCAATACGCGATTGCTGCCATGCAGCCCGTAGACATCGATCCAGCCACCGTTCCTAAGCCGAACCGCCGTAACGTAAGGGTAAGCGAGGACCCCCAGACGGTGGTGGCTCGTCGGCGTAGAGAAAGGATAAGCGAGAAGATCCGGATATTGAAGAGGATGGTGCCAGGCGGTGCAAAGATGGACACTGCCTCCATGCTCGACGAAGCCATCCGCTACACCAAGTTCTTGAAACGGCAGGTGA CTTCTTCAGCCTCACACTCAGCTTGGGGCTCCTATGTCTGA